The genomic DNA acttttttgaCTTAACAAACTTAAATTCAATGATTAACAACGTACCTTACTCAAAATAGTGGAATCGTTTGGCAAGTACGGCTTCTTGAAGCGTGCAGCTCAGATTCCTTACCACAGGGTGATCTGCCTGTTCGTTTAGCCCCAATTACTTAAAAAGCATTTGTTTTCAGCCTCTATTGCCCCAGCCAACACAAATGGCGCCTCAGCCACAATCGCAACCAGCGCCAGTGCCCAGCCAACCAGCCCCACAGTTCAGTATACTGAACATACCTAAACCACCAAGTTATGCACAGTCTCAGTCACAATTATTTAGTACAACAGGTATGTTCCcttgatattatgtattaagtGTCACTTAACACAACTTTTCAATCACTTAATATGTGCTCAATAACACAAAAGATACTTAATGTATTTTGCTTCTAAATAGGTAACGccgtaaatattatataaatatctcAATGTTCTAGGTGCAGCTCCTGTCCAAACCATGCCCAAACCGGCTCCAGTAGACGTAAAACCGACACCAGCACCTCAACCAACAGCTCAAGCAGCTGCGGTAAGTGTACAATCTTAAGAAATGTAAAACATCCCCATTCCATTTCTTTATGGCCATAAAatacaacttgggtgtcttcaagtcccgagtgaacaggttaCTCATgggtaggcgtgctccatcatCGGCCATATCATCGCTTATTACCAGGCGAGATGATGGCCAAACATCATCCTATTACGTGTAAAAAAATTACTCAAGCGTTTAGATATCATGTCATCAACTTATTTCATCATCAACACCCCGTCACAATCTTCAACTAGACTATGAGCCTCTATAAAAGGGGTGGTTAATCTCCATGCTTGAAAAGCTGGCTGAAGATTGCagagttattataaatacagcgcgaaaaatttattttaaactgcgatctccttTAACATAAAAATCTCCCCTAATTACCATTGTTTCTCAACAGCCACAAACTCAGGCCGCAGCTCCCAAACCTCAACCGGCGGTGGCGCAAGAAAACGCCGCGTTAAAGGCAGaacaagacaaaataaatgaaatgaaagtaAACCAGGAGTTAAAGAATATGCTCGTCAAAGAAGTCAACGACTTTCAAATGGAACTGTACAAGTTTATGGTGAAAACTAAGGAGACTCAGGCTAGGGTGAGTTTATCTATGAAGCATTTAGTTAATTGTTCAATTTAATGTCCTGCTTAATttgctttaaaattaataataataagattatttttatttgcaagaCATATTTAATGcagtttattttatcaatatatgTACTAAAATTGCCACAAAAAAGTTtcataatatacttttttttcgcAATTTAAACAAACTGGGTCACAAAGCATCTTCGTCGATTGTACTTGTGAAATACTGTAATTGGTTTTTAACCGTTTTGTGAACttgttacaaattaaattaaacaaattaatgcaATGTTATGTAAAGTAATAGATGCCTTTTTTTTCAACAGTTACAACGCGACATAGATTCAATCAACGCTAGTTTCAACTACACGTCGCAAGACGCGGAACAGTTGAGGAAGGAATGTTCCTCCGATGAACTGCGCAACGCCATCGTACAGCTCAAGTTGGAACTAGTTCGCGCGTGCGCTGTAGTTGCTGAAGCTCGGACACATGCtgagtaagttttttttttgtttttgttagacaGATGTCAAAATACTTTTTGGGTACAAAATTAGTTGCCAATTTTTATGACCGATTTTTGTGACATGTGTACTTAAAATAGTTCCAAGAccgcgggttaccggggctccggctcgaaaagcaggagtaggaatgcggttgtttttagtcagtaaaaaaaGCATGAATACATTTGTATGTACTGACTGAATGTTCAGTCTTTACTGACTCAATCTTCAGTCTTTATTGACTCAATGTTCAGCAGTGAATACTGCTGAACATTGAACGAAGGCCTGCCTCTCTATGAAGGGAAGGCTTTCCATAATCCATAATTCCGGCGGTTGGCAAGAGGCTTGGAAATGGCAGTTGAGTCACTGAAAATTTAAAGGAATTTGCTGCCCATGTCCCATTGtgcgataaaaaaatacacaacgaAATAGTtgtgtattatatttatcattCAAATTACTTTTAGATCTAAGGACAGTTACCAATGGACGAAAGCGGATCCCTTAACAACGAAACGAGTGGCGTCTGTGAAGAAGTTAGCTTATTACGTACAAAATCAGCTTGAACAAGCGCAGAAATCACTAGACTTCAAATGGAATGAAACTGCGGCTAAAGACCCGCAGTTTAACAAGTAAGTTTGATATTCTttgctttttaataaaaatataccttattgttttgtgttaaaattgGTTTTTGAACACAaccattcaaaaatatttagttgtaagttaataataatatcattccttgctgttaaatgaaaatgtactttattgCTTTGTGTTAAATATGGTTTTCGAACACACCCATTTGatcattttgatattattgtcATATTGAAGACTATACTTATAGAAGTATTaacttttatatactttttttactaAAGACAGTCTCTGTATTCCTTAGGCCAGGACAGCGCATGATACGACCAATCCTAGACGATGTGTACCAGCCTTTAGTCAAACAACAAGAGATACTGAGTCGCCAACAAGCGGTACTACGGACACTAAGGAACACGCTCAAcgaatgtgacgtcacacccaTGTTCAAAAGTACCTCACTTTTGAGAAGCACACCGTTTAGAAACAAGTAAGtttcaactttattaaaacCTATTGAGGGTATAATATGTGTTAAACTTGCTTAGTACATAAAGAAGTTTAACTTTGACGACTTTATTGACTTATAAAGAATAAAGAATTTAGACTTTATGTCAATGGCTACATGAGGTAAACTTGCTTACCACTCAAGTAAGTTTTACTGTAACGAGTTAGAATTGTATACTTTATTACAATGTGTATATGTGTTTAATTTGCTTGGCATATCAAAATACAGGATGTGATTATTTGCAACTATTGCTTATTTAATAACTTCTATCATTGTATAATTTCGGCTTATTATTTGGCTAAACAAACCATAATTCAAAATTGTGTAGGTAGCTAACAACAAATTAACTCCACAGGGATCCCCTTTCGAAATTAACGAAGAATATCTTAAATATGAGTATTGATAATGACAGTAAGAAGAAAGAACCGCTGTTGTCTTCTCAGAAACTAGACGCTCTTAGAGATATGTTGTCTAACCATAAAACTGtgaagataaagccagtaaatgtCGAAGTGAGACAACACTTGGCTACAATGAGGATGAATTATGAAAAGAGTATGAAAGAGAAAGTCCAGCCAATTAAGACTGAAGTTCTAAGTCCACAGCCTGATGTTAAACCTCAGGTTAAGCCAGGTAAGCCAGCCAGCAGCTAATATTAGTAAATTAACAATTTGTCTTAATAGCACCAGATAatagactgcctcattggtcaagtggtctCGAGCTAAGTATTActggaaaatttctcagtaatagcacggagcctggaattgtgcccagaatatggcaataggctcaccccctattacatgggacttataacacaaatggtgaaatgtgggtgtacattgtatagcggcgttacgtgccgtaatgtacacctctgcctacaccttcggggataaaaggcgtgacgttgcaataagCACCAATTAACTTTTGAAACATTTAAGACAAATCCAGAACGTCAAAATATGTAACACAGACTGCATGGTTCATGcaaacctaaaataaaaatcattgacGAGATCTTCTAGTATTACATTGAAAATTCACATATGTATTTCccaataaaatgtgttatattattttagttcaaCAACAACTATTTATGCCTAAAGTGGAGCCCAAGATAGAACCGAAACAGGAGGCCTTCAAGCCGGCGCCTCTCAACGTGCCATCGTTCACCCCGGTCGGTGGCGTCAAACCCACCATACCTGGGTTAACTAACGTCGCTCGAACACTCTTTACTGACGGTAAGTAACTatatcgaccggagtgatatcacggcctcacagaaaatcaacgtgaaacaacgcttgcgttgtgtgagtgaagttaccggaggcccaaatcccccattttccaatcttcccaatccccgattccccaacagcccttaaattcctaaccctcaaaagaccggcaattgcttaccatcaggtgaacccaaggctagtttaccggcttataccatgtgaaaaaatatgtaaaattttctctcaaaacaaaattaattagtcATTACATATCTACAAAGCATGATTTAGGAAGAATTAATGATATATTGTTAACTTATTTTGCATGGTGTAGCCGCATCATAATCAGATAAGAGAGACCGCTTTCTCTAACCAACCATTCTCCAACTCACCAACAATCATTCAACATCAGACATACTCATATTCAATAGAAGACCGATTGTGATATCTACTAGTAACTcttataattaaagtaaaatattttttcagaacCCAAACCAGAGCCACCGAAACCTCAACCACAACTGGCCCAGCCGAAGCCGGCAGCCTCTGCCTTCGCATTCTCCAATACTCCAGCATCAGCCGAGACGCGCAGTGTGCTCAAAGATCTCCTACAGAACAAACAGGCGAATAAAAATGAGAGTAATAATCTATTCATGGGACAGAAAATATGTTCGCCGACTTCGTTTTCgtgtaagttatttttattatatccaCGTCATATACATCGAAATCTAGTATTTGTATGTTTAGTTTTATCATAGTGAAGTTTTCTTTCTTTGCATTGTAAATCTGTTCATGAAAAATAATGCTATAACTTATCCCCAGTCACTTTGTCAATACTAACGTCAATTTGAATATCCATTCATTCATTACGAATGAAAACACGGCGTATTTGTCAAATAACATCTACTTCTCCATAATCAGTAttataatcataaattattttgattttagtaACAACAACCGCAGCAACGTCAACGCCTGCACCAACACCGGCGTTCACTTCCAAACCCATAGCGGACATCAACAATATGTTCAGTAAATTCCAACCCCCGACATTAGCACAAGATAATAAACAAACTGCCTCAGTCCCAAAAACCCAACCGTTAGTAGCAGAACCGAAACTTCCACCTCAAACCGCAGAACCAAAACCGTTCTCTCAAAAACCTGAATCAACCTCAATATTCGCCAGTCCCAAGTCAAGTGAGACTGGAGAACCAGAAACTGACAGCAAACCAGCAGTAGTTAAATCATCGACTATAAACAAACCCCTTACAAATCTATTTCAACTCAAAACGTCCACTCCTGCACCAAGTCCTATTGTTCCTGATGTCATAAAAACTACTAAAGATGTAAAGACTGATGGTAAACCTGCTGAGAAAGAAAAGTCTAAGGAGAATGTTCCTCAAAATGTAGAAAATAAAGCTGCACCAAAACCTGCTAGTGAAAACAAAGAAACGCCCAAACCACTAACTGCTCAAACGGGTAATAGGACATCTATATTTGGGTCGGCACCTCAAGCTGTTGCAACGAGTACTCCTTTAACTAGTCAAAGTaagatttttatcaaattacTACAGGTATATTAAAACCTTGTAAAAAATGACTTCCTAATGATATTTTCCTTTCAGATGAACCACAAAAATCTGTAGAATCTAAAACAGATTCATTTAAAGCACCAGAAAAGCCTGTTTCGTCATCTAATGCGTCTTCAATATTTGGTAGCGCCAATGTCGTAGCTCCTACaggtaatttactttaaaattcgTTTCTTTAACCTTAATTCAAGTttccaaaatattaatattttttttttgcattttcaGAAACCAAATCTCAAACCAGTGTTACATCTACACAACAAACTTCGAAATCAGATACACCGACGTCAGGGTCAGGATCAACTGCATCTAAACCTACATTGAATATTAGTGCAGCTTCTTCTACACCTTCAGCCGCTTCTGTGTTCGGAGCAGCGGTGGCTTCACAACCAAAACCTTCGACACCGACATCCATATTTGCGACAGGTGCCACCCCATCTCCTACTCCCGCTTCCGTCTTTGGAACATCATCGCAAGGATCAATATTTGGAAGTACATCGCCTACATCTACCACAACTGCTCCTGTATTTGGTTCCACGGCTCAATCAGTTTTCGGTAGTGCTAATAGTACAACCAAACCTTCAGTGTTTAGTACACCTACATCGACTGAAGCTCCGTCTTCACCTCAGTCAGTATTCGGTTCAGCTGCAGCTGCAACTACCCAAGCGGGGTCCGTATTTACATCGTCCTTCACGCCATCCCCTGTTTTCGGTTCGACCGCAACCACTACAGCTGCACCGACTTCACCATCTTCAGTCTTTGGATCTTCGACTACACAATCTGTGTTTGGTTCTACGTTAACTACACAAGCTTCTGCAACTACTACAACGCAATCTGTATTTGGAACGACCACAGCGACAACTCAATCATCTATGTTTGGCACTGCAGCTTCGAATGCTGCCAGTGCATTCACATCGACGGCTACACCGTCTTCGGGCGCACAGAGCATATTCGGTGCCGCAGCTAGTACGACTGCGCAGTCTGTATTTGGAGGGCAAGGAACTTCTGTTTTTGGGTCAGCACCACCTAACAAGACTGTATTTGGAACAACAACAACTCAAGCTTCTGTATTCGGTGCGGCGACCGCTACTACTCAATCGTCAGTGTTTGGATCACCTACACCATCTACTCAAGCGTCGGTTTTCGGTTCTGCTCCAACTACTCAAGCATCTGTATTCGGAAGTCCTCCAACGACACAATCATCAGTATTTGGAAGTGCGCCTACTACCCAAGCATCAGTTTTCGGTAGTGCACCGACTACGCAAGCGTCCGTATTTGGAAGTGCTCCAACTAGTCAAGCATCTGTCTTCGGAACTACACCAACGACTCAAGCATCGGTATTTGGAAGTACGCCGACTACTCAGGCATCAGTGTTTGGTGCTCAGCCTACAACAACAGCTCAGGGCTCCCTCTTCGGTGGCGGGGAAGCCAATTTGTTTGCGGCGGCCAGTATATCTACAACCAGCGCACCTTCACAGACCAGTGGCGGCAGTATCTTTGGAGGAGGGTAAGAATATAATGCAGTTCTTTTCTTAAGCCTACCAAATCCTAAGTAACAAGCATCAATCTAAATAATCTAATTATTTCAGTGCCTCGACCGGTTCAGTATTTGGCGGCG from Spodoptera frugiperda isolate SF20-4 chromosome 26, AGI-APGP_CSIRO_Sfru_2.0, whole genome shotgun sequence includes the following:
- the LOC118264359 gene encoding nuclear pore complex protein Nup214 is translated as MEVVFGPNSVDEPNLQYKLQRKIKVFNTTDPLPNRGYNLVTCASKYGIVFIASPDGHLTVYHLQQLIDKECEPQHTTVKLQEKPTHIATSCDQELLAVTGGQLLCIFKVTDFQNPNVSPALTVRCDVNQSTFVSALQWNPCIPDTIAIAFYDGTLLVSQVSTSQVKKAASKARCLCWSPKGKQFVTGNSDGTLTQYKPDLTPAKTIPAPNLFENAPVETLAVYWISTFQFAAVYKNATDNSRPAVTIINTPKAGQPSCQNYEDICYSMGSNRPWYYYLQGLAQWNIIMSASSNGMEIATLGSADGTNWVQWCQIDEARPELPLTDKKQENYPVGVCIDTCATHQIQWDETNLLPHMPLLHVVSQTGLLSVFNVISLNKQAAQVCSPPQQLVLPAAAMTSVIPGEAPQAAPAPAPAPAPAAAAAPVAPAQPKPLLPQPTQMAPQPQSQPAPVPSQPAPQFSILNIPKPPSYAQSQSQLFSTTGAAPVQTMPKPAPVDVKPTPAPQPTAQAAAPQTQAAAPKPQPAVAQENAALKAEQDKINEMKVNQELKNMLVKEVNDFQMELYKFMVKTKETQARLQRDIDSINASFNYTSQDAEQLRKECSSDELRNAIVQLKLELVRACAVVAEARTHAESKDSYQWTKADPLTTKRVASVKKLAYYVQNQLEQAQKSLDFKWNETAAKDPQFNKPGQRMIRPILDDVYQPLVKQQEILSRQQAVLRTLRNTLNECDVTPMFKSTSLLRSTPFRNKDPLSKLTKNILNMSIDNDSKKKEPLLSSQKLDALRDMLSNHKTVKIKPVNVEVRQHLATMRMNYEKSMKEKVQPIKTEVLSPQPDVKPQVKPVQQQLFMPKVEPKIEPKQEAFKPAPLNVPSFTPVGGVKPTIPGLTNVARTLFTDEPKPEPPKPQPQLAQPKPAASAFAFSNTPASAETRSVLKDLLQNKQANKNESNNLFMGQKICSPTSFSLTTTAATSTPAPTPAFTSKPIADINNMFSKFQPPTLAQDNKQTASVPKTQPLVAEPKLPPQTAEPKPFSQKPESTSIFASPKSSETGEPETDSKPAVVKSSTINKPLTNLFQLKTSTPAPSPIVPDVIKTTKDVKTDGKPAEKEKSKENVPQNVENKAAPKPASENKETPKPLTAQTGNRTSIFGSAPQAVATSTPLTSQNEPQKSVESKTDSFKAPEKPVSSSNASSIFGSANVVAPTETKSQTSVTSTQQTSKSDTPTSGSGSTASKPTLNISAASSTPSAASVFGAAVASQPKPSTPTSIFATGATPSPTPASVFGTSSQGSIFGSTSPTSTTTAPVFGSTAQSVFGSANSTTKPSVFSTPTSTEAPSSPQSVFGSAAAATTQAGSVFTSSFTPSPVFGSTATTTAAPTSPSSVFGSSTTQSVFGSTLTTQASATTTTQSVFGTTTATTQSSMFGTAASNAASAFTSTATPSSGAQSIFGAAASTTAQSVFGGQGTSVFGSAPPNKTVFGTTTTQASVFGAATATTQSSVFGSPTPSTQASVFGSAPTTQASVFGSPPTTQSSVFGSAPTTQASVFGSAPTTQASVFGSAPTSQASVFGTTPTTQASVFGSTPTTQASVFGAQPTTTAQGSLFGGGEANLFAAASISTTSAPSQTSGGSIFGGGASTGSVFGGGGNTNVFGGKAAFGQSNSTAAAIFGGGGATSFGEQKPATNFWSGGNSGGGFGSTGFGQQATTQASSIFGNTTGGSFSTPSPAGQAFGSPQTPAFGSPQQQAAPAFGGSPGFGAKPVFGQPSGFGSPPSGGGFGSSFGGFNKSPSGGFGAPAAFGGGATFGGSPAFGSTSPGKMFGAAQPTGFGQPTQSNATFESLATQNTLTFGNLAQQAQAPQPQAPSFNTSPSFTGWRG